A part of Hydrogenobacter sp. T-8 genomic DNA contains:
- a CDS encoding sensor histidine kinase produces MSVRVKAILLFLSLYLGSVALLSFFSLMVIRSTLYKYTLHYMEYQVNPLLDFYKNYYKNPNYYAKLLAEDVVSREIASILVDEKGKVVKRESFLDGEMPEVKVQDIQNMIKVQKGIGNDYAFMVKRVGDYHLILLGKLDSIRDVERQIIFFTALVLVAVSLPASLLAFYFINLLLKPLAYLTEVSRRLSRGELDVEIRKSDSKDEFGLLEEAYASMVERLKSIILWQREFIRNVAHSLKTPLTYIKGQAELLQRNKYTEEELKEVYRSIQLQAEKMGKLINQLTTIMRLESQVPLKVEEVSLNQVFAELEEEYEFIRSSRRFIVEYLDEDVVLYMDKEYFKMALRNLIENAYKYTEEGQEIRLYFRDGCVAVEDRGIGMEHPEKAGELFYREATDKEGSGLGLSIVKLIAQRSGMSMKVESQKGVGTRVSLCYNFKL; encoded by the coding sequence ATGTCAGTAAGGGTTAAGGCTATACTACTTTTTCTTAGCCTATACTTAGGCAGTGTAGCCTTGTTGTCCTTTTTTAGTCTAATGGTCATAAGGTCAACCCTTTATAAGTATACGCTTCATTATATGGAGTATCAGGTAAATCCTCTTCTGGATTTTTATAAAAACTATTACAAAAATCCAAACTATTATGCAAAGTTGCTGGCAGAAGATGTGGTTTCAAGGGAAATAGCCAGTATCCTTGTGGATGAAAAGGGCAAAGTGGTAAAAAGGGAGAGCTTTCTTGATGGAGAAATGCCAGAAGTGAAAGTTCAAGATATACAAAACATGATAAAAGTGCAAAAAGGAATAGGTAATGACTACGCTTTTATGGTAAAAAGAGTAGGAGATTACCACCTTATACTCCTTGGAAAACTGGATAGCATAAGAGATGTGGAAAGACAGATAATATTCTTCACCGCCTTGGTCTTAGTTGCTGTTTCATTACCCGCCTCTCTTCTTGCCTTTTACTTTATAAACCTACTGTTAAAGCCCTTAGCATATCTTACAGAAGTCTCAAGACGCCTGTCAAGGGGAGAGCTTGATGTGGAAATAAGAAAAAGCGATAGCAAGGATGAGTTTGGTCTTCTTGAAGAAGCCTATGCAAGCATGGTAGAAAGGCTCAAAAGTATAATTCTATGGCAGAGGGAATTTATAAGAAACGTAGCTCACTCACTAAAGACCCCCCTTACCTACATAAAGGGGCAGGCGGAGCTTCTGCAGAGGAACAAGTATACAGAAGAGGAGCTAAAGGAGGTGTATCGTAGCATACAGCTTCAGGCGGAAAAGATGGGAAAGCTTATAAACCAGTTAACTACGATAATGAGGCTTGAGTCTCAAGTTCCTCTAAAGGTGGAAGAGGTTAGTCTAAACCAGGTCTTTGCAGAGCTTGAAGAGGAATACGAGTTTATAAGATCAAGCAGACGGTTTATCGTAGAGTATCTTGATGAGGATGTGGTGCTATATATGGACAAGGAATACTTCAAGATGGCTCTTAGAAACCTAATAGAAAACGCATATAAATACACAGAAGAAGGTCAAGAAATAAGGCTCTATTTTAGGGATGGCTGTGTGGCGGTTGAAGACAGGGGTATAGGCATGGAGCATCCAGAAAAAGCTGGAGAGCTCTTTTATAGGGAGGCCACAGACAAAGAAGGTTCAGGTCTTGGACTTTCCATAGTTAAACTCATAGCCCAAAGAAGCGGTATGAGTATGAAAGTAGAAAGCCAAAAGGGGGTTGGCACAAGAGTGAGCCTGTGCTATAATTTTAAATTATGA
- a CDS encoding SCO family protein gives MRKLTTLIVLLLLFATSCKRQHEFYGHLYDQPAYNFELTDHEGKRVKLSDFTNQKKIVLLFFGYTHCPDVCPMALETMAKVMKNLTPEEAKRVQVLFISVDPERDTSEVLKGYVPYFNPTFIGLTGNEKEIEKTAKEYKAYYKKVEGESAGGYLIDHTATIYLVTPDMKIKLLYTPAKQEPKKMAEDIKFLLENS, from the coding sequence ATGAGAAAATTAACAACTCTTATAGTTCTACTGCTTTTGTTTGCCACATCTTGCAAGAGACAGCATGAATTTTACGGACACCTATACGACCAACCTGCATACAACTTTGAGCTTACAGACCATGAGGGAAAAAGGGTAAAGCTCTCTGATTTTACAAACCAGAAAAAGATAGTGCTACTCTTCTTCGGATACACCCACTGCCCTGATGTCTGCCCTATGGCACTTGAAACCATGGCAAAAGTTATGAAAAATCTCACCCCCGAGGAGGCAAAAAGAGTCCAGGTGCTTTTCATAAGCGTGGACCCAGAAAGGGATACATCTGAAGTGTTAAAGGGTTACGTTCCTTATTTCAATCCCACCTTCATAGGACTGACTGGGAATGAAAAGGAAATAGAAAAGACCGCAAAGGAATACAAAGCCTATTACAAGAAGGTAGAGGGTGAATCTGCTGGTGGATACCTTATAGACCACACTGCAACCATATACTTGGTCACACCTGACATGAAAATTAAGCTACTTTATACACCTGCAAAGCAAGAGCCAAAAAAGATGGCGGAGGATATAAAAT